A stretch of Nymphalis io chromosome 29, ilAglIoxx1.1, whole genome shotgun sequence DNA encodes these proteins:
- the LOC126779579 gene encoding uncharacterized protein LOC126779579 isoform X1: MSDNLKTLIKKRSSIKSKLTIFNNYLMLIKSSPELSELQRLDLMERFRKFENLYNEFDDLQNTIELLSEDAESTFTEREDFDRQYFNLVALTRSLLGASSNGTGSEAGFKDADSDKTTQIPKKSNNNFNKCPLCSQAHALYKCDSFRSLSIESRIQKANDYNVCLNCLRLGHSAKQCKLSHCKYCKIKHNTLLHLNSNDFKTVNSLLSSLHLATSNVTLPANCLQLATSAHVLLSTVLVNVIGASGKKYTARLLLDNGSTANFVTQTFFEKLGLLRRGTSTRVTGINNRISTSTQSCHLLIESLCCAYTVDIECHILPEITKVLPSSFVHINHVSIPSGLKLADPNFNVPSAVDILVGAEVFWKVLSKNYIDLGKNLPKLHETRFGWLV, translated from the exons atgtctgataatttaaaaacccttattaaaaaacgtagttcaataaagtctaaattaacaatatttaataattatttaatgttaataaaaagcaGTCCCGAATTATCAGAGTTACAACGTCTTGACCTCATGGAACGTTTtcgtaaatttgaaaatttatataatgaatttgatGACCTGCAGAATACGATTGAACTACTTTCCGAGGATGCCGAGTCTACGTTTACTGAGCGTGAGGACTTCGACCGTCAGTATTTCAATCTGGTGGCACTCACGCGCAGCCTGCTCGGTGCTTCGTCCAACGGTACTGGATCTGAGGCGGGCTTCAAAGATGCTGACTCAG ATAAAACTACTCAAATaccaaaaaaatctaataataattttaataaatgtccgCTTTGCTCCCAAGCACATGCTTTATACAAATGTGATTCATTTCGAAGTTTATCTATTGAAAGTCGCATACAAAAGGCAAATGATTATAATGTTTGTCTTAATTGCTTACGGTTAGGCCATTCTGCTAAGCAATGCAAACTATCACAttgcaaatattgtaaaataaaacataatacgcTTTTGCATTTAAATTCGAATGACTTCAAAACTGTCAATTCATTGCTTTCTTCTTTGCACCTTGCTACGTCAAATGTTACACTTCCGGCCAATTGCTTGCAGCTTGCTACTTCTGCGCATGTATTACTGTCCACAGTTCTGGTGAACGTGATCGGCGCGTCGGGTAAAAAGTACACTGCACGTCTACTGCTGGACAACGGTAGCACGGCCAACTTTGTTACGCAGACATTCTTCGAGAAACTGGGTTTGTTACGACGCGGTACTAGCACCAGGGTAACAGGTATTAATAATCGTATTTCTACTAGTACACAGTCTTGTCACCTCCTAATAGAGTCTTTATGCTGTGCCTATACTGTAGATATAGAGTGTCATATCTTGCCTGAAATTACAAAAGTGTTACCGTCGTCTTTCGTACACATCAACCACGTCTCTATTCCTTCAGGTCTTAAACTAGCGGACCCGAACTTCAACGTTCCGTCGGCCGTAGATATCCTGGTAGGGGCTGAAGTGTTCTGGAaggtattaagtaaaaattatatagatttagGGAAAAACTTACCTAAATTACACGAAACTAGATTCGGATGGCTAGTATAA